In the genome of Chrysoperla carnea chromosome 5, inChrCarn1.1, whole genome shotgun sequence, the window ttaatttaaaaagagttTGTTCTAGTTTCGTCACCTAATGTTTTGGATGGTTTTCCTAAATGTGGCTGGATTCTTCATTTTTTGTacgattttaaataacaatttaattgcaTTACAATCCAATCGTATATTTGCAATCATATGGTCTGCaactcataaattaatttttgtcaatGGAACAGCGGTATTATTGTGGGGTATGCATAATCGGAAAGAGTGTAAGTACATAATAACTGACCGATAGcacatctttaaaatttttatacaggtTCAGTGGAAAATTATAGCCAAACGTTTTGATTCGTTTGAGcataatattttcgatatttcaatgATTCAAAGGATCAAGCAGTTTTCAAAgacatatacagtgtgttgcatttaagatgaagcaccctcatatttttgttattcataagaatatcgatttgaaatttgcatttcatacagggtgatggcaaaatttcaaaacgatattcttataaataacgaaaatatgagggtatcttcatcttaaatgcgacacactataTAAATTGAGTTTAACGCGAAATTTCTGAAAACATGGATTTTGTTTGAAGGGTAGATCAAAACTCTGCACAAAGTCCCAAGAACACTAGTTTTGGAATATTTGGGGATGGTCAAATTTTATACACACATGGCGCATATTGTTTCTAGTGGAAGCCAATTTGGTAGATGATGATTTGTGGTCAATATGTTTTTTTCCACCGTAAATAGACCTACACGAGAATAATGCttcaaaaatgtaaagaattgcatCTTTTGTGTGAGTTCACACACATATAAGACTAATTGAAATTCAGTATTTGTCGTAATATTGGTGGCATACCCACCCCCCTCCTACCCTCCTTCCAGATTACGCTTTATTGAAGCCTGCCACGGTGCCCTTGGGaccaaaatcatattcaaacaCAAATGGCATTAAAGTAGCTTTCCAGTGAACCCACTATCTCTGCGTtggatattatttaatttcgatCTTTAAAGAAAGGATCGTTACTTCATTTTTAGATTGGATACGAAAAATTTTAGAGCTTAGAGTACTAATCGTGTTTGGACGATTGAGTTTTTGCtgttattttgtacattttcaaTTGTACATAATGCAAGATGCCATGAATTATTATCCAAGAAATTTCAATGGATACACTTTTGTAAGTACATGAAACACCTAGAAATTCTTATTTTCTTGTCGAAATTATTAATGTGAGAACATATTTACGCAACCTATGGAATCGAAGATCGAATTTCAATATTAACCGAGACATATTAAACCCCGATTTCTGAATGATTCAACCCATTAAAATAAAGTCTCCTAATAAATCTATCGCTCTTTAGTTcttaattattagaaatttaacGTAAATAATAACAGTTCATATTTTTGCTTTTCAGATAGTTTCAATAATGGGTAAACTGACTATAgcatatttatttggttttatatTATGCATGTGTGTAGAATATCCATTGAGTAATATATACAGATTAATTCGAGACTCAAAAAAAGTAGACAAAATACCAATGAAAGAAAATAACAATACTCAATTACCATTTATTGTTGAGGAGAAAGGTTCATCAAATATTGCAGTATAGGCAAACACTATTACTGTTGTgctataaaaattgtatgaaaataaaaaattttaagtggctttttatttcttttcttcgTTACTTGAagtatttaaaaacaacttCCAAATATAAATGCCTCAATTCCATTAATTCCACAGTTAAAACTGTGATTTACCCCGACCGCAGGCCAGAATTGTCATTTACAGCTCAgcagttatataataatatataagattcatTCAAACGTAGGTCTAGAAAGATAAAAAAGGAAAGTTACTCGTATAAATGTCCAATCTACTACTTCAAAACAACAGTcaatctaattaattattatttagatcaaaataaaCTTACTTTTCCATTTGGCGTTGCTCTGCAAAAATTATCCAACCTTATTCCATTAGCAATATTTTTGAGTACATTTTGAATGAGTACACTTTGAATGAGTACTTTTCTTTAGAATTACTGAATAGAAAATCCAGAACTTGGTTAAAGATTGAGCCCAAGCTTTGAATAGACTTCTtggaatatttatattgttaattggTGTCTTGTTCAAATAACAATGCGCGTCGTGCGGACTTTTGTGCGGACACATACATTATCTATCTCTCACTAGCTACAGGAAAATATGCCCTTTTTTGAATGAATGATAAATGAATAACCCCAATGGCTGCATTTCACAATAaagtaattacaataaattttgtataaaggaTTAAATCTAGATCTTtataagaagaaataaatatCCATTTCTTTggtattataccatgtatatgatatAATACCAGAGaaatataggtgttcataaaatcaataagTCTGGTCCGCTTTACCTTCCTTTTCCCTGTACATTAACAAAGATAAAAGTACTAAAATCTTTTGGGCAgtcaatatacatatatatccgCATAAGCGATAAAGACATTAGCCTCTTTTTTCTGCCTAACCAAATGTACTAGAGCTGCTTGTTTAGGATACCTAATCGGGTTATTGAGTAAATAATCGTTTAGTGAATGTTAATAATACTgtgcaaaattatttctatggagttcaaattatataattagaaaattttgaacctattataataacttttaaatgttaggtactcattttaaaattttcattgtagCTTTAGCATTAATTAACTGAAGATCATccttctaaatttaaatttgtagcATTTTGATATATCTCACAAACATTCTTAAGGGAgtgtaacttttaaatttacacTTCATTTTGAATATAGTTCAAGCAAAGGTGGATTAGAAATTTTACACCCGTTGgaagtttcaaaaataagtaaacccccccccctcccgtaataaaaatctatcattaattaaagagaattgaaaaaaatacactcgaaaaaggactcgaacccgaacttcttggattcatgccaagcgccctaccaattggGCCATTCGAGCTCTAGGAACAGAGTGCAATTTTactctgttaaaaaaaatttactctgaGAGTACAATTTTACTCTGCTCAGAGTACAAAATTACACTCTGTTCCTAGACCTCGAATGGCCCAATTAGTAGGGAGCTTGGCATGAaaccaagaagtccgggttcgagtcctggtacgagtgtatttttttcaattgtctttaattaagattactagacaagacatttgtcaatatttatgctgtatgtatcatattaaaatcgtcaattataatcgaaagaccatgatgtaaataaatatcgtatacatgaaacataaaaaataaaacatactcattaattgttttttggtACTTTACtctaaaattctttatttcttaGATTTCTTAAGAACCTGTAAAATCGCTTTGTTATTTCGGGGTAGTTCTCCGGCTCGAATATTAAATAAGAACGTAAATGGACACAGTCATCAAAAAAACACTTGTCTAAATCGCTACAATACATCGTTACTTATCATATTTGCTCTATTTTGAAA includes:
- the LOC123301230 gene encoding O-acyltransferase like protein-like; the encoded protein is MYAFFIIINATLVSHFSNGGPYWHKQIELHQKNCRNGWWQLTFINYKNIYPSDICMPQTWYLIADTQLYVVTVLILSSIWLIKGQIKTILSTCLIISVLIPGVITYIYNLGPMTANYPQSMREFLLDNPTYWHTYFQSYTNASATIYGIICGYIYHTGALKSDLVKKSWFRHLMFWMVFLNVAGFFIFCTILNNNLIALQSNRIFAIIWSATHKLIFVNGTAVLLWGMHNRKEYWIRKILELRVLIVFGRLSFCCYFVHFQLYIMQDAMNYYPRNFNGYTFIVSIMGKLTIAYLFGFILCMCVEYPLSNIYRLIRDSKKVDKIPMKENNNTQLPFIVEEKGSSNIAV